A part of Penaeus vannamei isolate JL-2024 chromosome 1, ASM4276789v1, whole genome shotgun sequence genomic DNA contains:
- the LOC113810983 gene encoding uncharacterized protein, whose translation MEMVSRLSFMDMGVDNDPPLSPELHLGTMNTSDMFETGWESSSGVESGMSGSGSSSSSSFSPYGGLADDNLFLWDDAQHLDANLFQANLGDYFGEDADLLSLADNQPFEDNDFSFLQDSASNISFASDISSSSSTITSYSIPRSPDHSMTMLEEEPLVNTLPLSTSSPLKPAGESRSLCQRLPSPGAEVIQQPLISKVEDGGNSSVQTNSRRLPREDDGNRDSSSREGSSPKKSKKSRRSPLSPQLHQMTASGVSPPVPISLTSEASRPAKIYTKENSFSPSKKVVNILDSNVKWSELSDSEQRAVGEGLEMVLSQCLGVRERLDLMVLLEPGSLPSAPLSYGDMEWTINLDDKKLETLRRFLRGLDCPTDSDPNLEVSSSKKKKSTAKKNKKLLKEEKWHNFAKEKAKLPLGREGRKQGWDLGSKSLSTKKSPVKTPQARPLVGKCWSSLAKGSKVKLSPPKQLSKSSERKCNTTELLQLRTRSRKEYRQLMKERRSGLFEREEVVTLSASANEPCNTPKKKEEEEEEDDIDILG comes from the exons ATGGAG ATGGTTTCCCGGCTAAGTTTCATGGACATGGGGGTGGACAACGACCCTCCACTGTCGCCCGAGCTCCACCTGGGTACCATGAATACCTCAGACATGTTTGAAACTGG TTGGGAGAGCTCGTCTGGAGTCGAGAGTGGGATGTCGGgcagtggcagcagcagcagttcgTCTTTCAGTCCGTATGGAGGCCTCGCAGATGACAACCTCTTCTTGTGGGATGACGCCCAGCACCTCGATGCCAACCTCTTCCAGGCCAACTTGGGCGATTACTTTGGGG AAGATGCTGACTTGCTCTCTTTGGCTGACAACCAGCCCTTTGAGGACAATGATTTCAGCTTTCTGCAGGACAGTGCAAGCAACATTTCTTTTGCATCGgacatatcctcatcatcatccaccaTCACGTCGTACTCCATCCCTCGTTCACCTGACCATTCCATGACCATGTTGGAGGAAGAGCCTCTGGTGAATACGCTTCCATTGTCCACCTCTTCGCCCCTGAAGCCAGCTGGCGAGTCAAGATCCTTGTGTCAGAGATTACCCTCGCCTGGAGCTGAGGTAATTCAGCAACCCTTAATTTCCAAGGTAGAGGATGGAGGAAATTCCTCAGTACAGACAAATAGCAGGAGATTACCCAGGGAAGATGATGGGAACAGAGACTCCTCGAGTCGTGAGGGGTCGAGTCCCAAAAAGAGCAAGAAGAGTCGGAGGAGTCCCCTGTCGCCCCAGTTGCATCAGATGACTGCCTCGGGTGTCAGCCCGCCTGTGCCCATTAGTCTAACTTCAGAGGCTTCACGTCCGGCCAAGATATACACCAAAGAGAACAGCTTTTCACCAAGCAAAAAGGTTGTCAATATATTGGACAGCAATGTTAAATG GAGTGAGTTGAGTGACAGTGAGCAGAGGGCAGTAGGAGAAGGCTTAGAAATGGTCTTGTCTCAGTGCTTAGGGGTGAGAGAAAGACTAGACCTGATGGTCCTGTTAGAGCCAGGTTCATTGCCTTCTGCCCCACTGAGCTATGGTGACATGGAGTGGACCATCAACCTTGACGACAAGAAGCTTGAAACTCTCCGACGTTTCCTGCGTGGGCTGGACTGTCCAACAGACTCTGATCCCAACCTGGAAGTGAGCAGTAGTAAG AAAAAGAAATCaacagcaaagaaaaacaaaaaactattgAAGGAGGAGAAGTGGCACAACTTCGCCAAGGAGAAGGCAAAATTGCCACTGGGCAGAGAGGGGCGTAAGCAAGGCTGGGACTTGGGAAGCAAGTCTCTGTCCACCAAGAAGTCCCCTGTGAAGACCCCGCAAGCCAGACCTTTGGTGGGCAAGTGCTGGTCGTCACTTGCTAAGGGTTCTAAGGTCAAACTGTCGCCACCGAAGCAGCTTAGCAAGAGCTCTGAAAGG AAGTGCAATACCACAGAACTGTTGCAGCTACGAACCAGATCCAGAAAAGAATACCGTCAGctaatgaaggagaggagaagcgggctgtttgagagagaggaggtggtcaCCTTATCTGCATCTGCAAACGAGCCGTgcaacacacccaaaaaaaaggaagaggaggaggaagaggatgatatagatattttaggctga